The Achromobacter pestifer genome includes a region encoding these proteins:
- the leuC gene encoding 3-isopropylmalate dehydratase large subunit codes for MQSPAAAPPQPSDGAPQTLFDKLWDAHHVADLADGRSLIHIDRHLLHDLSSPQAFASLQAQGRRVHSPQRNVAIADHIVSTAPGRRAEHVPGSEAMIAALENNAARTGIRHYGVDDPDQGIVHVIAPELGLVLPGMTVACGDSHTSTLGALGAWAWGIGTSEAEHVLATQTLALRRPRAMRLTLAGALPAGLSAKDLTLHVLRRIGVRGAAAGFLELAGAPVAALSMEERLTLCNMAIEAGARAAVIAPDAVTIDYLRRHAPAACLDDAAQQAFRALRSDAGARYDTELDLTLALDGPQLTWGTSPSQVAGVHEILPDPDDAAEASERAALRQAYRYMGLTPGGVLAGVPVQWVFIGSCTNGRLSDLLAAARVAQGRRVGAGVRALVVPGSQRVKRAAEQLGLDRIFLAAGFEWREPGCSMCVGMNADKVPPGERCVSTSNRNFEGRQGPGARTHLASPASAAAAAIAGAIIDHRDLV; via the coding sequence ATGCAGAGCCCCGCCGCCGCACCGCCGCAGCCCTCTGACGGCGCGCCGCAAACCCTGTTCGACAAACTGTGGGATGCCCATCACGTCGCCGACCTGGCCGACGGGCGCAGCCTGATCCACATCGACCGCCACCTGCTGCATGACCTCTCCAGCCCACAGGCCTTCGCGTCGCTGCAGGCCCAGGGGCGCCGTGTGCATAGCCCGCAGCGGAATGTGGCGATCGCCGACCACATCGTGTCCACCGCGCCGGGCCGGCGCGCCGAGCATGTGCCCGGCAGCGAGGCCATGATCGCCGCGCTGGAAAACAACGCCGCCCGGACCGGCATACGCCACTATGGCGTCGATGATCCCGACCAAGGCATCGTGCATGTCATCGCGCCCGAGTTGGGCCTGGTGCTGCCGGGCATGACCGTGGCCTGCGGCGACAGCCATACCTCCACCCTGGGCGCGCTCGGCGCCTGGGCCTGGGGCATAGGCACCTCGGAAGCCGAGCATGTGCTGGCCACCCAGACACTCGCGCTGCGGCGCCCGCGCGCGATGCGCCTGACGCTGGCCGGCGCCCTGCCCGCCGGCTTGAGCGCCAAGGACCTGACCCTGCACGTGCTGCGCCGCATAGGCGTGCGCGGCGCGGCCGCCGGTTTCCTGGAACTGGCCGGCGCACCGGTGGCCGCACTGTCGATGGAAGAGCGCCTCACGCTTTGCAATATGGCGATCGAGGCCGGCGCGCGCGCCGCCGTGATCGCGCCCGACGCGGTCACCATCGACTATCTGCGCCGCCATGCGCCCGCCGCGTGCCTGGACGACGCAGCGCAACAGGCCTTCCGCGCCTTGCGCAGCGATGCCGGGGCGCGCTACGACACCGAGCTGGACCTGACGCTGGCGCTGGATGGCCCGCAACTGACCTGGGGCACCAGTCCGTCGCAGGTCGCGGGAGTGCACGAAATCCTGCCTGACCCCGATGATGCGGCCGAGGCCAGCGAACGCGCTGCGCTGCGTCAGGCTTATCGCTACATGGGCCTGACGCCGGGCGGGGTCTTGGCCGGCGTGCCGGTGCAATGGGTATTCATCGGATCCTGCACCAACGGACGGCTGTCCGACCTGCTGGCCGCGGCGCGCGTCGCGCAAGGCCGCCGGGTCGGCGCAGGGGTGCGCGCGCTGGTGGTGCCAGGGTCGCAGCGGGTCAAGCGGGCGGCCGAACAACTGGGCCTGGACCGCATCTTCCTGGCGGCCGGATTCGAATGGCGCGAACCCGGCTGTTCCATGTGCGTCGGCATGAACGCGGACAAGGTGCCCCCAGGCGAACGCTGCGTGTCGACCTCGAACCGCAACTTCGAAGGACGCCAGGGGCCTGGCGCCCGCACCCATCTCGCCAGCCCCGCCAGCGCAGCCGCCGCGGCCATTGCCGGCGCCATCATCGATCATAGGGATCTGGTCTAA
- the leuD gene encoding 3-isopropylmalate dehydratase small subunit, producing the protein MKPFIQAHGIILPMNLDHLDTDAIVPQRWLVTIERNGLADGFMGGLRYDEHGQPRPDCVLNQAGYQGAAIVLARENYGCGSSREHAVWAHQEYGIRAIVAASYGPIFHENCLKNGLLPVTLPADVIDTLMEQALERPGSGCTVDLVSQRVTGPDGQAHAFDIDAGRRQLLLDGTDDIDLALQRAAEIDAFQQHQQRTQPWLT; encoded by the coding sequence ATGAAGCCCTTTATCCAAGCCCACGGCATCATCCTGCCCATGAATCTAGACCACTTGGACACCGACGCGATCGTGCCCCAGCGCTGGCTGGTGACTATCGAACGCAACGGCCTGGCCGATGGCTTCATGGGAGGCTTGCGCTATGACGAGCACGGCCAGCCGCGCCCGGACTGCGTCCTGAACCAGGCTGGCTATCAAGGCGCCGCCATCGTGCTGGCGCGCGAAAATTACGGCTGCGGCTCGTCGCGCGAACATGCCGTGTGGGCGCATCAGGAATATGGCATCCGCGCCATCGTGGCCGCCAGCTACGGGCCGATCTTCCACGAAAACTGCCTCAAGAACGGCCTGCTGCCCGTCACCCTGCCCGCCGATGTCATCGACACGCTGATGGAGCAAGCCTTGGAGCGCCCCGGTAGCGGCTGTACCGTCGATCTCGTAAGCCAGCGCGTCACCGGGCCGGACGGCCAGGCCCATGCCTTCGATATCGATGCGGGACGGCGCCAATTGCTGCTCGACGGCACGGACGACATCGACCTCGCGCTGCAGCGCGCGGCCGAGATCGACGCGTTTCAGCAACACCAGCAACGGACCCAGCCATGGCTGACATAG
- a CDS encoding LacI family DNA-binding transcriptional regulator, producing the protein MADIAARTSVTIKDIATALDLSHATVSRALADHPKISVATKANVREAANKMGYVPNGTAQNMRSARSPVIGLIVPDIQNDFYASVAKIVADAAVARGFQLALSITEDNPERELNDLRAFVVSRAAGVIITPTVTPKPETVALLKGVHAIQLIRQHAAMAAEAVVIDEQAATRAAAEHLIHYGHRRIAYVGTTTDLSCGEDRLAGFYGAMRHAGLDASMTAVGPPRVEFAHRAVHGMMGGAQPPTALIVGSSRLTVGALKALRGLGLACPADVSVVGYGDPDWFELVGDGLTTVAPPVYPMGAYAINLLLARIHGETEPAPADPGHPLPSRFPATLTIRSSTRPYTG; encoded by the coding sequence ATGGCTGACATAGCCGCCCGCACCAGCGTCACGATCAAGGACATCGCGACCGCGCTGGACTTGTCGCACGCGACCGTGTCGCGCGCGCTGGCCGACCACCCCAAGATCAGCGTCGCCACCAAGGCCAACGTGCGCGAGGCCGCCAACAAGATGGGCTACGTGCCCAACGGCACCGCCCAGAACATGCGCTCCGCGCGCAGCCCGGTGATCGGCCTGATCGTCCCCGACATCCAGAACGACTTCTACGCCTCCGTCGCCAAGATCGTGGCCGATGCCGCCGTGGCCCGCGGCTTCCAGCTGGCCCTGAGCATCACCGAGGACAATCCGGAGCGCGAACTGAACGACCTGCGCGCCTTCGTGGTGTCGCGCGCGGCTGGCGTGATCATCACGCCCACCGTCACGCCCAAACCCGAGACCGTGGCCTTGCTCAAGGGCGTGCACGCCATCCAGCTGATCCGCCAGCATGCCGCGATGGCGGCCGAAGCGGTGGTGATCGACGAACAGGCCGCGACCCGCGCTGCCGCCGAACACCTGATCCACTACGGCCACCGGCGCATCGCCTATGTCGGCACCACCACCGACCTGAGTTGCGGCGAGGACAGGCTGGCCGGCTTTTACGGCGCGATGCGTCACGCCGGACTGGACGCCAGCATGACCGCGGTTGGACCGCCCCGGGTCGAGTTCGCCCATCGCGCCGTACACGGCATGATGGGCGGCGCCCAGCCCCCGACCGCGCTGATCGTGGGCAGTTCGCGCCTGACCGTCGGCGCGCTCAAGGCCTTGCGCGGTCTGGGCCTGGCTTGCCCGGCCGACGTGTCGGTCGTGGGCTACGGCGATCCCGACTGGTTCGAGCTGGTCGGCGACGGGCTGACCACGGTGGCGCCGCCCGTCTACCCCATGGGCGCCTACGCCATCAATCTGCTGTTGGCGCGCATACACGGCGAGACCGAACCCGCCCCGGCAGACCCCGGCCATCCCCTGCCCTCGCGATTTCCGGCCACGCTCACCATCCGCAGTTCGACGCGGCCATACACCGGCTGA
- a CDS encoding Bug family tripartite tricarboxylate transporter substrate binding protein — protein sequence MIRHTMRWALQAAMYGAAAVAQAQDYPSKSIHLVVPYPPGGGTDVVARAVAQRLQSELGQPVVVENKPGASEIIGTGSVARAAPDGYTIGLVTSTYSINWVLDSGLPYRPAQFSAVAPLVGVPMLALVPAGSPHADLAALIAASKRSPGRMNYASLGPNSLQAMSSEWLKHLSGADLTAVAYKGAAPALVALSTGEVDFSFAGLGASRALLDAGKLRPLAVSTRQPFPAMPGLGPVAADVPGFDIQIWYGVVAPAGVPKAILQKLNTALSNMAGDARMQRQFADLGNVPMAMSLDEFSAFLAQDAQLWRDIIATAGIKPQ from the coding sequence ATGATCAGACACACGATGCGCTGGGCGCTGCAAGCCGCAATGTACGGCGCCGCTGCCGTGGCGCAGGCGCAGGACTACCCGAGCAAGTCGATACACTTGGTGGTGCCGTATCCGCCGGGTGGCGGCACCGACGTGGTGGCGCGGGCGGTGGCGCAGCGCCTGCAGTCCGAGCTGGGCCAGCCGGTCGTGGTGGAAAACAAGCCGGGCGCAAGCGAAATCATCGGCACAGGCAGCGTCGCGCGCGCCGCGCCGGACGGCTACACGATAGGTCTGGTGACCAGCACCTATTCGATCAACTGGGTGCTGGATAGCGGCCTGCCTTACCGGCCTGCCCAGTTCTCGGCGGTCGCGCCGCTGGTGGGCGTGCCCATGCTGGCGCTGGTGCCGGCGGGCTCGCCCCATGCCGATCTGGCCGCGCTGATAGCCGCCAGCAAGCGCAGTCCGGGCCGCATGAACTATGCCTCGCTCGGCCCCAACAGCCTGCAGGCCATGTCCAGCGAATGGCTCAAGCACCTGTCGGGCGCCGATCTGACCGCGGTGGCCTACAAGGGCGCGGCCCCTGCGCTAGTGGCCTTGTCCACCGGAGAAGTCGACTTTTCCTTCGCTGGGCTGGGAGCCAGCCGCGCCTTGCTTGATGCCGGCAAGCTGCGGCCCCTGGCGGTGTCCACCCGCCAGCCCTTTCCCGCGATGCCGGGCCTGGGGCCGGTGGCCGCGGACGTGCCCGGCTTCGATATCCAGATCTGGTATGGCGTGGTGGCGCCGGCCGGCGTTCCGAAAGCCATCCTGCAAAAGCTCAACACGGCCCTGTCCAACATGGCTGGCGATGCGCGGATGCAGCGTCAGTTCGCGGACCTGGGCAATGTGCCGATGGCGATGAGTCTGGACGAGTTCAGCGCTTTCCTGGCGCAGGATGCGCAGCTATGGCGCGACATCATCGCGACGGCTGGCATCAAGCCGCAATAG
- a CDS encoding CaiB/BaiF CoA transferase family protein, with protein sequence MKLLEHVRVLDLGRFITAPLAGQLLGELGADVVKVEAAGAMDPFRAFEGGLYGPHFQSHNRNKRSLALEFGDAEGLAVLRRLIADADVILLNMRPGAESKLGLDYESLRQLNPGLVYCSITGFGSSGPYAHRPAFDNVGQALSGWLSMFHQGADPRVPGPPISDSLTGLYAALGVLAALLERARSGVGRKVEVSMLESLIAFSTEPLGQLSAKGERPGFYSRASMSQSYILTCADGLRIGLHLSSPEKFWRALVAAIERPDLLSRFPDRASRIAQYDVIASELAGVFARRARADWMAVLEAHDVPAAPERLLDELANDAQVRHLGVFHELLHPRQGRVAAANRAVRFDGDNRSGFLPPPEFGEHTLEVLAQAGFGQEEIQGLRQRGVIAA encoded by the coding sequence ATGAAGCTGCTCGAGCATGTCCGCGTTCTGGATCTGGGACGTTTCATCACCGCGCCGCTGGCGGGCCAATTGCTGGGCGAATTGGGCGCCGACGTGGTGAAGGTGGAAGCCGCGGGCGCGATGGATCCGTTCCGCGCCTTCGAGGGCGGGCTGTACGGCCCGCACTTCCAATCGCATAACCGCAACAAGCGCAGCCTGGCGCTGGAGTTCGGCGACGCCGAAGGGCTGGCGGTACTGCGCAGGCTGATTGCCGACGCGGACGTCATCCTGTTGAACATGCGGCCAGGTGCCGAAAGCAAGCTGGGACTGGACTACGAAAGCCTGCGCCAGCTCAATCCCGGACTGGTCTATTGTTCGATCACAGGCTTCGGCTCCAGCGGTCCGTATGCGCACCGTCCGGCATTCGACAATGTCGGACAGGCATTGTCAGGCTGGCTGTCGATGTTCCATCAAGGCGCCGACCCGCGCGTGCCGGGACCGCCCATATCCGACTCCCTGACGGGGTTGTACGCGGCTCTGGGCGTACTGGCGGCGCTGCTGGAACGGGCCCGCAGCGGCGTGGGACGCAAGGTGGAAGTGTCCATGCTGGAGTCGCTGATTGCGTTTTCGACGGAACCGCTGGGCCAATTGTCGGCCAAGGGCGAGCGGCCAGGCTTTTACAGCAGGGCGTCCATGTCGCAGTCGTACATCCTTACCTGCGCCGACGGCCTGCGCATCGGCCTGCATCTGTCCAGCCCCGAGAAGTTCTGGCGCGCGCTGGTTGCCGCCATCGAGCGTCCGGATCTATTGAGCAGGTTTCCGGACCGTGCCAGCCGGATAGCGCAATACGACGTCATCGCCAGCGAACTGGCCGGCGTGTTCGCGCGGCGCGCGCGCGCGGACTGGATGGCGGTACTGGAAGCGCACGACGTTCCCGCCGCGCCCGAGCGCCTGCTCGATGAACTGGCCAATGACGCGCAGGTACGTCATCTGGGGGTGTTCCACGAGCTGTTGCATCCGCGCCAGGGACGAGTGGCGGCGGCCAACCGCGCCGTCCGGTTCGACGGCGACAATCGCAGCGGTTTTCTGCCGCCGCCGGAGTTTGGCGAGCATACGCTGGAGGTGCTGGCCCAGGCGGGTTTTGGTCAGGAAGAAATACAAGGCTTGCGCCAGCGCGGCGTGATCGCCGCCTAG
- a CDS encoding citryl-CoA lyase has product MTTLTSDMGWSNATKIVVRGHDLNRDIIGHLNLGDFAFLEITGRTPDPQESTLFNALLAVLVEHGMTPTAMVARLTYLGAPESMQAAIAAGLCGMGTKFVGTAEGAARLLQQALPLGSAEPLDIETAARAIVVEHRASKQLVPGLGHPVHKPVDPRATALFAVAERTGFKGRYVALMQALSAEAERALNKPGVLPVNATGALAALASELGIPWQLCRGIAVIGRAVGLVGHIAEELRNPIAERLWVRTDAEVSAHLHAAAREAEA; this is encoded by the coding sequence ATGACTACCCTGACTTCCGACATGGGCTGGAGCAATGCCACGAAGATCGTGGTGCGAGGCCACGATCTCAACCGCGACATCATTGGTCATTTGAATCTTGGCGATTTCGCCTTCCTGGAGATTACCGGCCGTACCCCCGACCCGCAGGAGTCGACACTGTTCAATGCGCTGCTGGCGGTGCTGGTGGAGCACGGCATGACGCCGACGGCGATGGTGGCGCGCCTGACGTATCTCGGCGCCCCCGAATCGATGCAGGCGGCCATCGCCGCCGGTCTCTGCGGCATGGGGACCAAGTTCGTGGGCACGGCGGAGGGGGCGGCGCGGCTGCTGCAGCAGGCCTTGCCGCTGGGCAGCGCGGAACCGCTGGACATCGAGACGGCCGCGCGCGCCATCGTCGTCGAGCATCGCGCCTCCAAGCAATTGGTGCCGGGCCTGGGGCATCCGGTGCATAAGCCAGTGGACCCGCGCGCGACGGCGCTGTTCGCCGTCGCCGAGCGCACGGGATTCAAGGGTCGATACGTGGCGTTGATGCAGGCCTTGTCGGCGGAGGCGGAACGGGCGTTGAACAAGCCAGGCGTGCTGCCGGTGAACGCGACCGGGGCGCTGGCGGCCCTGGCGAGCGAACTGGGCATACCCTGGCAACTGTGTCGCGGCATCGCCGTGATCGGGCGCGCGGTGGGGTTGGTCGGCCATATTGCGGAGGAATTGCGCAACCCCATCGCCGAACGTCTGTGGGTGCGCACGGATGCGGAGGTGTCGGCGCATCTGCACGCGGCGGCGCGGGAGGCTGAAGCATGA
- a CDS encoding Bug family tripartite tricarboxylate transporter substrate binding protein, which translates to MSKFAAILTALALAGSTAPVWAQAAGYPEKPVKVVVPYSAGGPADALMRAVGQKLSEKWGQPVIVENRPGANEIIGADLVAKSAPDGYTLLLGSEAAFSLNPQLYAKLPYKAETDLAPVCRVVTAQLMLVTRPDFPANDVAGTIAYLKANPGKHTFAITGIGGVLHLAAAWFNKLYGVQTSEVPYKGLPLALQDVMAGRVDMLFAISGGPMPYVATGKLKAIALAGPHRVAIAPDVPTFAQAGYPEFDASVYFALAAPAGTPQAIRSKIAADVAEIVGAADFIDKNLKAIGFEPVSETPEAFAGFLTKDRAVAAQRVQTAGVKLD; encoded by the coding sequence ATGAGCAAATTCGCTGCAATATTGACCGCACTGGCCCTGGCCGGTTCCACGGCGCCGGTCTGGGCGCAGGCGGCCGGGTATCCGGAGAAGCCCGTGAAAGTCGTGGTGCCGTATTCCGCCGGTGGGCCCGCCGATGCGCTGATGCGCGCGGTTGGCCAGAAGCTGAGCGAAAAGTGGGGCCAGCCGGTCATCGTGGAAAACCGGCCCGGCGCCAATGAAATCATCGGCGCCGATCTGGTGGCCAAGTCCGCGCCCGACGGCTACACCTTGCTGCTCGGTTCCGAAGCCGCGTTCTCCCTGAATCCACAGCTGTACGCGAAGCTGCCTTACAAGGCCGAAACCGATCTGGCGCCGGTCTGCCGCGTCGTCACCGCGCAGCTGATGCTGGTGACGCGGCCGGACTTTCCCGCCAACGACGTGGCCGGGACGATTGCCTATCTGAAGGCGAACCCAGGCAAGCATACCTTCGCCATTACTGGCATAGGGGGGGTGCTGCACCTGGCGGCGGCGTGGTTCAACAAGCTCTACGGCGTGCAGACCAGCGAGGTGCCTTACAAGGGGCTGCCGCTGGCGCTGCAGGACGTCATGGCGGGACGCGTCGACATGTTGTTCGCCATCAGCGGCGGCCCCATGCCCTATGTCGCCACGGGGAAACTCAAGGCCATAGCGCTGGCCGGCCCCCATCGCGTGGCGATCGCCCCCGATGTGCCGACCTTCGCCCAGGCCGGCTATCCCGAATTCGATGCGTCGGTGTACTTCGCGCTGGCCGCTCCGGCGGGCACGCCGCAGGCCATACGCAGCAAGATCGCCGCCGACGTGGCCGAGATCGTGGGGGCAGCTGATTTCATCGACAAGAACTTGAAGGCGATCGGCTTCGAGCCTGTCAGCGAAACGCCTGAAGCGTTTGCCGGTTTCTTGACCAAGGATCGCGCCGTTGCGGCGCAACGCGTGCAGACCGCCGGCGTCAAGCTGGATTAG
- a CDS encoding acetate--CoA ligase family protein: MNAVERIDKLLNPRSIAIVGASQAPNKLAGQLIPALREGGYQGVIYPVNPRYQEVAGLACYASVAQIPGEVDHCVIVVGKERVPQVLEECRAKRVPGASIYTSGYAEASAGGHEAQQTLEDLARGMTFIGPNCMGFSNLAARVMAAPSAVLKRAQGAGDVALVSQSGGLAYATIAYFAQRAGMGFSHIVNTGNSAGVSYGDLLEYMFQDPTTHVVLAVTEAERAACEVIDAVRRLGLRKPVVLLKLGRGQTGTRMALSHTGSLAGDYRLVRDVAEQHGIVCASDADDALGLCELLRHGFDAGHAQGIASLCISGGNITLFADQADAHGLRFAELAPATEARLAEVLPDYISVHNPIDITALGYENPGLHADVLNVLLTDPAVRTVVPILTTLDDYTEVCGILAGVRERTGCGMAVLWSGGSYETQSREILREAGIPVFHSATLLAGCLDRLRRAAGRRPAGDAPAAGKPGDATQAMSEGAALQWLGQRGVAVPAMRACSRDGLAIAARELGYPLVIKADSTETHISDQDNVILNIRNDEELAQALARVAQWQSDQVLALRYLPGHELVAGTFAHPQLGLVLMVGSGGQWVELLKDVRFVALPASADELTDALASTLVGRALREGYRGASGFEQAVQLLGALADAALQAAPSVAQIELNPVTVGKHGAAAVDAAIYLQA; the protein is encoded by the coding sequence ATGAACGCCGTAGAACGCATCGACAAGTTGCTGAACCCCCGTAGCATTGCCATCGTTGGCGCCTCCCAGGCGCCCAACAAGTTGGCGGGTCAGTTGATTCCGGCCCTGCGCGAAGGGGGCTACCAAGGCGTCATCTACCCGGTCAATCCGCGCTACCAGGAGGTCGCGGGGCTGGCGTGCTACGCATCGGTGGCGCAGATACCGGGCGAGGTCGACCATTGCGTGATCGTGGTCGGCAAGGAGCGCGTGCCGCAGGTGTTGGAAGAATGCCGGGCCAAGCGCGTGCCTGGGGCCAGCATCTATACCTCCGGCTACGCCGAGGCCAGCGCGGGCGGCCATGAGGCCCAGCAAACACTGGAAGACCTGGCCCGGGGCATGACCTTCATCGGCCCCAATTGCATGGGGTTCTCGAACCTGGCGGCGCGGGTGATGGCGGCGCCCTCGGCGGTGCTCAAGCGCGCGCAGGGAGCGGGCGACGTGGCCCTGGTGTCGCAAAGCGGAGGCCTGGCCTACGCCACCATCGCCTATTTCGCGCAACGCGCCGGCATGGGGTTCAGCCACATCGTCAATACCGGGAACTCGGCCGGCGTCTCATACGGCGATCTGCTGGAATACATGTTCCAGGATCCAACCACGCACGTCGTGCTTGCGGTCACCGAAGCCGAACGGGCCGCCTGCGAGGTCATAGACGCGGTGCGCAGGCTGGGCCTGCGCAAACCGGTGGTTTTGCTGAAGCTGGGGCGTGGCCAGACAGGCACGCGCATGGCGCTGTCTCACACGGGATCGCTGGCGGGCGATTACCGGCTGGTGCGGGACGTGGCGGAGCAGCATGGCATCGTGTGCGCCAGCGACGCCGACGATGCCCTGGGCCTGTGCGAACTGCTGCGGCATGGCTTTGACGCCGGGCATGCGCAGGGCATCGCTTCGCTGTGCATCTCGGGCGGCAACATCACTTTGTTCGCGGATCAGGCCGACGCGCACGGCCTGCGTTTCGCCGAGTTGGCGCCGGCCACCGAAGCCCGGCTGGCCGAGGTGCTGCCCGACTACATTTCCGTGCACAACCCGATCGACATCACCGCCCTGGGCTACGAAAACCCGGGTTTGCACGCCGATGTGCTGAACGTCCTGCTGACGGATCCCGCGGTGCGCACGGTGGTGCCGATCCTGACGACGCTGGACGATTACACGGAAGTCTGCGGAATCCTGGCAGGCGTGCGCGAGAGAACTGGGTGCGGCATGGCGGTGCTGTGGAGCGGCGGCTCCTACGAAACGCAGTCGCGCGAAATATTGCGCGAGGCTGGCATTCCCGTATTCCATTCGGCCACGCTGCTGGCGGGCTGCCTGGACCGCCTGCGCCGCGCCGCCGGCCGCCGGCCTGCCGGCGACGCGCCCGCGGCGGGCAAGCCCGGCGACGCCACGCAAGCGATGAGCGAGGGTGCTGCGCTGCAATGGCTGGGCCAGCGCGGCGTGGCGGTGCCTGCCATGCGCGCCTGCTCGCGCGACGGCCTGGCCATTGCCGCGCGGGAACTGGGTTACCCGCTGGTGATCAAGGCGGATTCGACCGAGACCCATATCTCCGACCAGGACAACGTCATCCTCAACATCCGCAATGACGAAGAACTGGCCCAGGCGCTGGCGCGCGTGGCGCAGTGGCAGAGCGACCAGGTGCTGGCGCTGCGCTACCTGCCGGGCCACGAGCTGGTCGCGGGCACATTTGCGCATCCGCAGCTGGGCCTGGTGCTGATGGTGGGATCGGGCGGACAGTGGGTGGAACTGTTGAAGGACGTGCGCTTCGTGGCCTTGCCGGCCAGCGCCGACGAACTGACCGACGCGTTGGCATCTACGCTGGTGGGGCGCGCCTTGCGGGAAGGCTACCGTGGCGCAAGCGGCTTCGAGCAGGCCGTTCAACTGCTGGGCGCCTTGGCGGATGCCGCGCTGCAAGCCGCGCCGTCGGTAGCGCAGATCGAACTGAACCCGGTCACGGTCGGAAAACATGGCGCCGCCGCAGTGGATGCGGCGATCTATCTGCAGGCGTAG
- a CDS encoding GntR family transcriptional regulator encodes MTDTNKPTATAGSTLEYVVDTLRQGILSGRLVPGQRLVEADLTRQLGVSRGPVRESFRRLSAEGLVESIPNQTTMVRRYSKAEMLELFEIRAELEALAARRAAQCMQDPAAKASFLAAIGPIWESHPLAATPYFDENRRFHQAIADLSGNTQLADLIKKLQLPLIMFQLGGAISPQSIQASINEHRRIAQAIIDGDGRKAAAEVKAHLKRACEMVESMPASIFRS; translated from the coding sequence ATGACTGACACCAACAAGCCCACCGCCACCGCTGGAAGCACGCTCGAGTATGTCGTCGACACGCTGCGCCAAGGCATACTCAGCGGCCGGCTGGTGCCAGGCCAACGCCTGGTCGAAGCCGACCTCACCCGCCAATTGGGCGTCAGCCGCGGCCCGGTGCGCGAGTCCTTCCGCCGGCTGTCGGCCGAAGGCCTGGTCGAGAGCATCCCCAACCAGACCACCATGGTGCGCCGCTATTCCAAGGCGGAAATGCTGGAACTCTTCGAGATACGCGCCGAACTTGAAGCGCTCGCGGCCAGGCGCGCGGCGCAATGCATGCAGGATCCCGCCGCCAAGGCCAGCTTTCTGGCGGCCATCGGCCCCATCTGGGAGAGCCATCCCCTGGCCGCCACGCCCTACTTCGACGAAAACCGGCGCTTTCACCAGGCCATCGCCGATCTGTCCGGCAACACCCAGTTGGCTGACCTGATAAAGAAGCTGCAATTGCCGCTGATCATGTTCCAGCTGGGCGGCGCCATCAGTCCCCAATCCATCCAGGCGTCGATCAATGAGCATCGCCGGATCGCGCAAGCCATCATCGACGGCGACGGCCGCAAGGCGGCTGCCGAGGTCAAGGCTCACCTCAAGCGCGCCTGTGAAATGGTCGAGAGCATGCCTGCCTCGATCTTCCGTTCCTGA